A window of Variovorax sp. HW608 genomic DNA:
TGATCGAGAATCCGTACGCGGGCCGCTACAGCGAATCGCTCGACGAGCTCATCGACATCGGCGAAGAACTCGGTGCCTTGCTCGGCCGGAAGGCGGTCGCCGCGCTCGGCATCGAACCCGGCCAGGCGCAAAGCTACGGCAAGGCCGCGATCGTCGGCGAGGCCGGCGAGCTCGAACATGCTGCGGCGATCCTGCATCCCAAGCTCGGCGCACCGCTGCGCGCGGCGGTGGAGAAGGGCGCAGCGCTCGTGCCCTCGGCCAAGAAGCGCGGCACGCTCGGCACCGCGATCGACGTGCCGCTGGGCCACAAGGACGCCGCCTTCGTGCGCAGCCATTTCGACGCGGTCGAAGCGCGCGTGTCGGATGCGCCGCGCGCCAACGAGATCGTCGTCGCGGTCGCGGTGACCGACAGCGGCCGTCCGCTGCCGCGCATCGGCGGCCTGCAAGTGTCCGAGATCAAGGGCGTCGACGGCCTCCGTTGAGCCGCATGCCACCATTCGTTTCTTTGCAATCGACCTCGAGGAGTTCCCGATGACCCCACTGCGTTTCGCCTTCACCGCGGCTGCCGTCGCCACGCTCGTCACCGCACTCGTTCCCGCGCATGCGCAGGGCGTGATCAAGATCGGCGAGATCAACAGCTACAAGGCCCAGCCCGCCTTCCTCGAGCCCTACAAGAAGGGCATGGAGCTCGCGATCGACGAGATCAACGCGCAAGGCGGCGTCAACGGCAAGAAGATCGAGCTCGTCAGCCGCGACGACAACGCCAACCCCGGCGATGCGGTGCGCGTGGCCGAAGAGCTGGTGTCGCGCGAGAAGGTCGACATCCTGGCGGGCACCTTCCTGTCGAACACCGGCCTCGCCGTCGCCGACTTCGCCAAGCAAAAGAAGTTCTTCTTCCTCGCCGGCGAGCCGCTGACCGACAAGCTCACCTGGCAGGGCGGCAACGCCTACACCGTGCGCCTGCGTCCCGGCACCTACATGCAGGCTGCGATGCTGGTGCCCGAGGCGGCCAAGCTCAAGAAGAAGCGCTGGGCGGTGGTCTACCCCAACTACGAGTACGGCCAGTCGGCAGTCGCGGCGTTCAAGCAGCTGCTCAAGGCTGCGCAGCCCGATGTGGAGTTCGTCGCCGAACAGGCCACGCCGCTCGGCAAGGTCGATGCCGGCAGCGTGGTGCAGGCGCTCGCCGATGCCAAGCCCGATGCGATCTTCAACGTGCTCTTCGGCGCCGACCTCTCGAAGTTCGTGCGCGAGGGCAACACGCGCGGCCTGTTCAAGGACCGCGACGTGGTCAGCGTGCTGACCGGCGAGCCCGAGTACATGGACCCGCTGAAGGACGAAGCGCCCACCGGCTGGATCGTGACCGGCTACCCGTGGTACGGCATCACCACGCCGGAGCACAAGAAGTTCGAACAGGCCTACCAGGCCAAGTTCAAGGACTATCCGCGCCTCGGCTCGGTGGTGGGCTACACGATGGTCAAGTCGGCTGCCGCGGGCATCGCGAAGGCCAAGAGCACCGAGCCTGAAAAGCTGGTCGCGGCCTTCAAGGGCCTGCAGGTGGACACGCCGTTCGGCAAGATCACCTATCGCCCGGAAGACAACCAGTCCACCATGGGCGCGTTCGTCGGCCGCACCAAGAACGAAGGCGGCAAGGGTGTGATGGTCGATTACGTCTACCTCGACGGCGCGGATGCGAAGTACCAGCCTTCCGCTGCCGAGATCAAGAAGGGCCGGGCTGACTGAGCAACTGAGGCGAACGGGTCATGAGCTTTTCCGGTTTCATCGTCCAGCTTCTCAACGGGCTGGCGAGCGCGTCGTCGCTGTTTCTCGTCGCGGCGGGTCTGTCGCTGATCTTCGGCGTCACGCGCATCGTGAACTTCGCGCATGGCTCGTTCTTCATGGTCGGCATCTACGTGGCCTATACGCTGGTCGACCGGCTGGGCGGCGGCCTCGGCTTCTGGCCTGCGCTGGTGCTCGCGGCGCTCGCGGTCGGCGTGCTCGGCGCGCTGATCGAGGTGGTGCTGCTGCGCCGCATCTACAAGGCGCCGGAGCTCTTCCAGCTGCTCGCGACCTTCGCGCTCGTGCTCGTCATCAAGGACGCGGTGCTGTGGCTCTGGGGGCCGGACGAACTGCTCGGCCCGCGCGCGCCGGGGCTCGCGGGATCGGTGTCGATCCTCGGGCGCCAGTTTCCTTCGTACGACCTGTTCCTGATCGTCGTCGGGCCGGTGGTGCTCGGCCTCGTGTGGATGCTGCTGACGCGCACGCGCTTCGGCACGCTGGTGCGCGCCGCGACCCAGGACCGCGAGATGGTCAGCGCGCTCGGCGTGAATCAGGCGTGGCTCTTCACGGCGGTGTTCGCGCTCGGCGCATTGCTGGCGGGGCTCGGCGGCGCGCTGCAACTGCCGCGCGAACCGGCCACGCTCGAGATGGACCTCAACACCATCGGCGCCGCCTTCGTCGTCGTGGTGGTCGGCGGCATGGGCTCGATTCCCGGCGCGTACGTTGCCGCGCTGCTGATCGCGGAGATCAAGGCGATCTGCATCTGGCTCGGCGTGGTCGATGTGTTCGGCCTCAGCATCTCGTTCTCCAAGCTCACGCTGGTGGTCGACTTCCTCGTGATGGCGGTGGTGCTCGTGTGGCGCCCGTGGGGGCTCATGGGCCGGCCGCAGGCGCCGAGCCGCTACGTGGGCATGCAGGAGGAGCCGTTGCGCCGTCCCAGCAGGACCTACCTCGTCGCGGCCGGCGTGTTCGGTCTGGTGCTGGCCGCGATGCCGCTGGTCACGGCCGACTCGCCCTACACCACGGTGCTGATGATCGACCTGATGATCGCCGCTCTGTTCGCGACCAGCCTGCATTTCATCATGGGTCCGGCGGGCATGCATTCCTTCGGCCACGCGGCGTACTTCGGCCTCGGCGCCTACGGCGCGGCGCTGCTGGTGCGCGCGAGCGGCATGCCGATGGAGCTCGCGCTCATCGTCGCGCCGCTGGTGGCCGCGGTCGGCGCCTTCGTCTTCGGCTGGTTCGCGGTGCGCCTTTCGGGCGTCTACCTCGCGATGCTCACGCTGGCCTTCTCGCAGATCACCTGGGCCGTCACCTACCAGTGGGACAGCTTCACCGGCGGCAGCAACGGCCTGACCGGCGTCTGGCCGTCGGCATGGCTCGCGGACAAGCGGGCCTACTACTGGCTCACGCTGCTGCTGGTCGGCGCGGGCGTGCTGTGGCTGCGCCGCGTGCTGTTCTCGCCCTTCGGCTACACGCTGCGCGCGGGGCGCGACTCGGCGCTGCGCGCGGATGCGATCGGCATCGATGTCAAGCGCATGCAATGGGCCGCCTTCGTGATCGCCGGCATCGCCGCCGGTCTGGCGGGCGCGTTGTTCGCTTTCTCCAAGGGCAGCATCTCGCCGGAATCGCTGAGCGTCGGCAAGTCGGTCGATGGCCTCGTGATGGTGCTGCTCGGTGGCATCCAGACGCTGGCCGGCCCGGTGGTCGGCGCCGTGACCTTCACCTGGCTGCACGACACCGTGGCGCGCAACACCGACTACTGGCGCGCGATGCTGGGCGGCATCATCCTGCTGCTCGTGCTGCTGTTCCCGCAGGGCATCGCGGGGTTCGCCAAGCAGCTCTTCGACCGCAAGCGGCATGCCGCGGAAGCCGCCGAACTCAAGGAAGCGAAGGCATGAGCCTCCTCAAAGTTGCAGAACTCGGCAAGTCCTTCGGCGGCGTGAAGGCTGTCGACGGCATCAGCTTCGATCTCGCGCCGGGGGAACTGCTGGCGCTCATCGGGCCGAACGGCGCGGGCAAGTCCACCACCTTCAACATGGTCAACGGGCAGCTGAAGGCCGATCGCGGCTCGATCCTGCTGGGTGGCGAGGAACTCGTCGGCAAGAAGCCGCGCGAGATCTGGCGCCTGGGCGTGGGCCGCACCTTCCAGATCGCCGAGACCTTCGCCTCGCTCACCGTGGTCGAGAACGTGCAGATGGCGCTCTTGTCGCACGACCACAGGCTGTTCTCCACCTGGCGCCGCGCGGCAGACCACAAGCGCGAGGAGGCGCTCGCGCTGCTCGACCAGGTCGGCATGAAGTCGCAGGCCGACCGCCCATGCAGCGTGCTCGCCTACGGCGACGTCAAGCGCGTGGAGCTCGCGATCGCGATGGCCAACAGCCCCAAGCTGCTGCTCATGGACGAACCCACCGCCGGCATGGCGCCCAAGGAGCGCAACTCGCTGATGGCGCTGACCAAGCAGCTCGTCATCGACCGCGGCATGGCGGTGCTCTTCACCGAGCACAGCATGGATGTGGTGTTCGCCTATGCCGATCGCATGATCGTGCTGGCGCGCGGACGCCTCATCGCGCAGGGCAAGCCGCTGGAGATCCGCGACCATCCGAAGGTCCAGGAGGTCTATTTCGGCAGCGGAAAGACCTTCGAGAAGATCGCCGAGAAGGCGGCCGCAGTGAATGCCGCGGTGGGAGAAGCAGCATGAGCTCACATGAAGTCCTGCTCGAAGCCAAGGCGCTGTGCGCCTGGTACGGCGCGGCGCAGATCCTTTATGACGTCGATCTCGAAGTGCGTCGCGGCGAAGTCGTTGCCCTGATGGGCCGCAACGGCGCGGGCAAGTCCACCACGCTCAAGGCATTGATCGGCATGCTTGCCAAGCGCCGCGGCGCCGTGCGCTTCCTCGGCCACGACATCTCGAAGGCGGAGCCGCATCAGGCGGCCCGCCTCGGTCTCGGCTTCGTGCCGGAAGACCGCCGCGTGTTCACCGACCTCAGCGTGATGGAGAACCTCGAAGTCGGCAAGCAGGCCGCACGCCGCTGGAGCGATGGCGCCGATGCGCCGCTGTGGACGCCCGAGCGCCTCTTCAAGCTCTTCCCGAACCTCGGCGAAATGCCCAATCGCCCGGGCGGCCGCATGAGCGGCGGCGAGCAGCAGATGCTGACCGTGGCGCGCACGCTGATGGGCAACCCGTACCTCGTGCTGCTCGACGAACCCTCCGAAGGCGTCGCGCCGGTGATCGTCGAGCAGATGGCGAACATGATCCTGGAGCTCAAGGCGCAGGGCGTGAGCATCCTGCTGTCGGAGCAGAACATGCATTTCGCCGAGCTGGTCTCCGACCGCGCGTATGTGCTGGAGAAGGGCCAGATTCGCTACCAGGCCACGATGGCCGAGCTGGCCGCGAACGACGAAGTGCGGCGTGCCTACCTGAGCGTCTGATTTCTTTTTTCATCAACCCGAGGAGCGAAACATGCACGACACCCAACGCAGATCCCTCTTGAAGTCGGCCGCAGCCCTGGGGCTGCTCGGCGGTCTCGGCGCTTCGGCGCCGTTGTTCGCGGCGGCCAGGATCAAGCCCGGCGCCAATGCGGCGCTGATCGTGGTCGATGTGCAGAACTGCTTCGTCGACGGCGGCACGCTGCCGGTGAAGGGCGGCGCGGAGGTGGTGCCGCTGATCAACAAGCTCGCGGGTTCGTTCGAGAACATCGTGGTCACGCAGGACTGGCACACGCAAGGCCATGCGTCGTTCGCGAGCGCGCACGAGGGCAAGAAGCCCTTCGAAACCACCAAGCTGAGCTACGGCAACCAGGTGCTGTGGCCCGACCACTGCGTGCAGGGCACCGACGATGCCGCGCTCCACAAGGACCTGAAGCTGCCGACCGCGCAGCTCATTATCCGCAAGGGCTTCCACAAGGGGATGGACAGCTACTCGGCCTTCGAGGAAGCGGACCACAAGACAGCGACCGGGCTCGCCGGCTACCTCAAGGGGCGCGGCATCAAGACCGTGTTCGTGACCGGGCTCGCGACCGATTTCTGCGTGGCCTGGACCGCGATGGACGCGCGCAAGGCCGGCTTCGACGTCTACGTGATCGAGGACGCCACGCGCGCGATCGATCTCAACGGCTCGCTGGCCGCCGCGTGGAAGCAGATGAACGCGAAGGGCGTCAAGCGCATCCAGTCCGCCGACATCGAAACCGTGTGAGGGTCAACGGACGCAGCGTCGATCTCCCCGCGTCCCGCGAGGCGACGCTTTTGCATGTGCTGCGCAACGACCTGGGGCTGAACGGCCCCAAATTCGGTTGCGGGCTCGGGCAATGCGGGGCCTGCACCGTGTGGGTCGATGGCGTGGCCGCGCGCGCCTGCGTGATTCCGGCGCGTTGCGTTGCCGGCCGCGCAATCACCACCCTTGAAGGACTTCCGGACGTGGCCCCCAAGCTCGGCACTCTCGTGTCCTCGCCACCCCCCAAGGGGGCTGCCGCGCCTTGGGGCGGCCCGGCGGCGCGGCCGCGCGAACGCTGGCACCCGGTGCAGCAGGCCTTCGAAGATGCACAGGCCGCGCAATGCGGCTATTGCCTGAACGGCATGGTGATGCAGGCGGCCGCGCTGCTCGCGCGCGAGCCGAATCCGAGCGAAGCGCGCATCCGCAGCGAACTCTCGGGCAACCTGTGCCGCTGCGGCACGCATGTGGAGATCGTGGCCGCGGTGCAGCGCGCCGCACTGTCGCTGGCCGGAGGCGCCGACTCGTGACGCGGCGCGCCGACCTGCCACGCACGCGCAGCGAATTCCTGGATGCGGATGGCGTGCTCGTCATCATGCGCGAGACGCCGCCCGCGCCGCCGCAGGCCAAGGGCCAGCCCGCGCTGATCGCCGGCAATCCGGCCGAGGGGCCGGAGGTGCTGCTCGCGGTCTGGGACGACGGCAGCGTCACCGCACTGAACGGCCATGTCGACCTCGGCACCGGCATCCAGACCGCGCTGTCGCAGATCGTGGCCGAGGAACTCGACGTGCCGCTGGCGCAGGTGCGCATGGTGCTCGGCGATACCGCGCGCGCGCCCAACCAGGGCGCGACGATCGCGAGCGCATCGATCCAGATCCACGCCGGCCCGCTGCGCCACGCGGCGGCGCAGGCGCGCGCATGGCTCGTCGCGCAGGCCTCGGAGCGGCTGGGCGTGCAGCCTTCGCTGCTCGCGGTACGCGATGGTCGCGTGCATGCGGGCGACGATCCGGCGTTCAGCCTCGGCTTCGGCGAACTGGTCGCCGATGCGCGCACCGTGCTCGAACTCGACACCGTTTCGCGGCTGAAAGACCCGGCCGACTACCGCATCGTCGGCAGCCGCATTCCCCGTGTCGACATCCCGGCCAAGCTCGCGGGCGAGCTCGTCTTCGTGCACGACATGCGCGTGCCGGGCATGCTGCACGGGCGCGTGGTGCGGCCGCCGTACGCCGGCGCAGACCATGGCGACTTCATCGGCAACACGCTGGAGTCGGTCGACGAATCGTCGATCGCCCACATCCCCGGCATTCGCGCGGTGGTGGTCATTCGCGACTTCGTCGGCGTCGTCGCACAGCGCGAGGAAGAGGCCGAACAGGCGCTGCGCGACCTGCGCGTGCAGTGGAAGCCCTGGCCCGGGCTTCCATCGCTCGACGACCTCGAAGGCGCGCTGCGCGCCAATCCCGCGACGCAGCGCCTGCTGGTCGACGAAGGCGACGTGGACGGCGCGCTCGCCCAGGCCGCGCAGCCGATGCCGCGCACCTATGTTTGGCCCTACCAGATGCATGCGTCGATCGGCCCCTCGTGCGCGCTCGCGCACTGGGAGCCCGGCGATGGCGGTGGCATCAGGCTGCGCGTGTGGGCCGGTTCGCAGAACCCGCATGTGCTGCGCGCCGATCTCGCCAAGCTCGTGGGGCTCGAAGACGTGCAGATCGACGTGGTGCGCATGGAGGCCGCCGGCTGCTATGGCCGCAACGGCGCCGACGACGTCGCGGCCGACGCTGCGCTGCTGTCGCGTGCGGTCGGCGCGCCGGTGCGGGTGCAGCTCACGCGCGAGCAGGAGCATGCCTGGGAGCCCAAGGGTGCGGCGCAGCTGATGCAGGTGCGCGGCGGGCTCGATGCGGACGGCAATGTCGCCGGCTACGACTACGAGACCTCCTATCCGTCGAACGGCGCGCCGACGCTCGCGCTGCTGCTGACACGCACCGTCGAACCCGT
This region includes:
- a CDS encoding amino acid synthesis family protein, whose amino-acid sequence is MTANIRKLVIQVDETRKEMGKTIEPPTRRAVAIAVIENPYAGRYSESLDELIDIGEELGALLGRKAVAALGIEPGQAQSYGKAAIVGEAGELEHAAAILHPKLGAPLRAAVEKGAALVPSAKKRGTLGTAIDVPLGHKDAAFVRSHFDAVEARVSDAPRANEIVVAVAVTDSGRPLPRIGGLQVSEIKGVDGLR
- the pncA gene encoding bifunctional nicotinamidase/pyrazinamidase, with the protein product MHDTQRRSLLKSAAALGLLGGLGASAPLFAAARIKPGANAALIVVDVQNCFVDGGTLPVKGGAEVVPLINKLAGSFENIVVTQDWHTQGHASFASAHEGKKPFETTKLSYGNQVLWPDHCVQGTDDAALHKDLKLPTAQLIIRKGFHKGMDSYSAFEEADHKTATGLAGYLKGRGIKTVFVTGLATDFCVAWTAMDARKAGFDVYVIEDATRAIDLNGSLAAAWKQMNAKGVKRIQSADIETV
- a CDS encoding (2Fe-2S)-binding protein — translated: MRVNGRSVDLPASREATLLHVLRNDLGLNGPKFGCGLGQCGACTVWVDGVAARACVIPARCVAGRAITTLEGLPDVAPKLGTLVSSPPPKGAAAPWGGPAARPRERWHPVQQAFEDAQAAQCGYCLNGMVMQAAALLAREPNPSEARIRSELSGNLCRCGTHVEIVAAVQRAALSLAGGADS
- a CDS encoding ABC transporter substrate-binding protein, whose amino-acid sequence is MTPLRFAFTAAAVATLVTALVPAHAQGVIKIGEINSYKAQPAFLEPYKKGMELAIDEINAQGGVNGKKIELVSRDDNANPGDAVRVAEELVSREKVDILAGTFLSNTGLAVADFAKQKKFFFLAGEPLTDKLTWQGGNAYTVRLRPGTYMQAAMLVPEAAKLKKKRWAVVYPNYEYGQSAVAAFKQLLKAAQPDVEFVAEQATPLGKVDAGSVVQALADAKPDAIFNVLFGADLSKFVREGNTRGLFKDRDVVSVLTGEPEYMDPLKDEAPTGWIVTGYPWYGITTPEHKKFEQAYQAKFKDYPRLGSVVGYTMVKSAAAGIAKAKSTEPEKLVAAFKGLQVDTPFGKITYRPEDNQSTMGAFVGRTKNEGGKGVMVDYVYLDGADAKYQPSAAEIKKGRAD
- a CDS encoding ABC transporter permease, giving the protein MSFSGFIVQLLNGLASASSLFLVAAGLSLIFGVTRIVNFAHGSFFMVGIYVAYTLVDRLGGGLGFWPALVLAALAVGVLGALIEVVLLRRIYKAPELFQLLATFALVLVIKDAVLWLWGPDELLGPRAPGLAGSVSILGRQFPSYDLFLIVVGPVVLGLVWMLLTRTRFGTLVRAATQDREMVSALGVNQAWLFTAVFALGALLAGLGGALQLPREPATLEMDLNTIGAAFVVVVVGGMGSIPGAYVAALLIAEIKAICIWLGVVDVFGLSISFSKLTLVVDFLVMAVVLVWRPWGLMGRPQAPSRYVGMQEEPLRRPSRTYLVAAGVFGLVLAAMPLVTADSPYTTVLMIDLMIAALFATSLHFIMGPAGMHSFGHAAYFGLGAYGAALLVRASGMPMELALIVAPLVAAVGAFVFGWFAVRLSGVYLAMLTLAFSQITWAVTYQWDSFTGGSNGLTGVWPSAWLADKRAYYWLTLLLVGAGVLWLRRVLFSPFGYTLRAGRDSALRADAIGIDVKRMQWAAFVIAGIAAGLAGALFAFSKGSISPESLSVGKSVDGLVMVLLGGIQTLAGPVVGAVTFTWLHDTVARNTDYWRAMLGGIILLLVLLFPQGIAGFAKQLFDRKRHAAEAAELKEAKA
- a CDS encoding ABC transporter ATP-binding protein; protein product: MSLLKVAELGKSFGGVKAVDGISFDLAPGELLALIGPNGAGKSTTFNMVNGQLKADRGSILLGGEELVGKKPREIWRLGVGRTFQIAETFASLTVVENVQMALLSHDHRLFSTWRRAADHKREEALALLDQVGMKSQADRPCSVLAYGDVKRVELAIAMANSPKLLLMDEPTAGMAPKERNSLMALTKQLVIDRGMAVLFTEHSMDVVFAYADRMIVLARGRLIAQGKPLEIRDHPKVQEVYFGSGKTFEKIAEKAAAVNAAVGEAA
- a CDS encoding ABC transporter ATP-binding protein yields the protein MSSHEVLLEAKALCAWYGAAQILYDVDLEVRRGEVVALMGRNGAGKSTTLKALIGMLAKRRGAVRFLGHDISKAEPHQAARLGLGFVPEDRRVFTDLSVMENLEVGKQAARRWSDGADAPLWTPERLFKLFPNLGEMPNRPGGRMSGGEQQMLTVARTLMGNPYLVLLDEPSEGVAPVIVEQMANMILELKAQGVSILLSEQNMHFAELVSDRAYVLEKGQIRYQATMAELAANDEVRRAYLSV